The following proteins are co-located in the Paraburkholderia phytofirmans PsJN genome:
- a CDS encoding transglutaminase family protein has product MNEPQRFTVRHVSVYRYSEPVRFGEHRMMFRPRASHDLRLVTNKLVITPVPSRLHWLHDVFDNSVAVASFADKANELRFDSEVTLEHFEAPMPDYALEPYAVNWPFAYTNEEASDLVNARSRQYPDSDVDEWARRFVPTAGVAAKSAAGSKRGAAGSGTMALLRAMTLEIKSTFFYVRRTEKGVNRPGDTLRSRSGSCRDFAVLMMDAVRSLGLAARFVSGYIFVPEHDATQGGGATQGGGATHAWLQIYLPGAGWVDFDPTNSIVGNRHLIRVAVAWNAYQALPLWGTWHGAPHSFRGLQVDVSVTEGE; this is encoded by the coding sequence ATGAATGAGCCGCAGCGTTTCACGGTGCGCCACGTCAGCGTCTACCGTTATTCGGAACCCGTGCGCTTCGGCGAACATCGCATGATGTTCCGGCCGCGCGCGAGCCACGATTTGCGTCTTGTCACCAACAAGCTGGTGATCACGCCCGTGCCGTCGCGGCTGCATTGGCTGCACGACGTGTTCGACAACTCGGTGGCGGTCGCGAGTTTCGCGGACAAAGCGAACGAATTGCGCTTCGACAGCGAAGTGACACTCGAACACTTCGAAGCGCCGATGCCCGATTACGCGCTCGAACCGTATGCGGTGAACTGGCCGTTCGCCTACACCAACGAGGAAGCGTCCGATCTCGTGAACGCGCGCAGCCGCCAGTATCCGGACAGCGACGTGGACGAGTGGGCGCGCCGTTTCGTGCCGACCGCGGGTGTTGCCGCAAAGAGCGCCGCAGGCAGCAAACGCGGCGCCGCAGGCAGTGGCACGATGGCGCTCCTGCGCGCCATGACGCTCGAAATCAAGAGCACGTTTTTCTATGTGCGGCGCACGGAAAAAGGCGTGAACCGTCCCGGCGACACCTTGCGCAGCCGCAGCGGCAGTTGCCGCGATTTTGCCGTGCTGATGATGGACGCGGTGCGCTCGCTCGGCCTCGCGGCGCGCTTCGTGAGCGGCTACATATTCGTTCCCGAGCACGACGCCACGCAAGGCGGCGGCGCCACGCAAGGCGGCGGCGCGACGCACGCGTGGTTGCAGATCTATTTGCCAGGCGCCGGCTGGGTCGATTTCGATCCGACCAACAGCATCGTCGGCAATCGCCATCTGATTCGCGTGGCGGTGGCGTGGAACGCCTATCAGGCGCTGCCCTTGTGGGGCACATGGCATGGCGCGCCGCATTCGTTTCGCGGTTTGCAGGTGGACGTGAGCGTGACGGAAGGCGAATGA
- a CDS encoding transglutaminase-like domain-containing protein: MKLRVGYELVYECVQPTPMMLMLNTHYSHAKEVLNPDLLAVDPPVPISQYRDSFGNLCSRLVAPPGKISFSTSAVLEVSSEPETRPPYTEQHPVEMLPDDTLVFLLGSRYCETDLLSEFAWQTFGKLPLGRGRVDAICNYVHNHIVFGYDFARSTKTAWQAWQERKGVCRDFAHLAVALCRAMNIPARYCTGYISDVGLPPPYAPMDFAAWFEAYVGGCWQTFDPRNNAPRTGRVLMARGRDAADVALSNAFGPTQLLKFAVVCEPV, from the coding sequence ATGAAATTGCGCGTTGGCTACGAGCTGGTCTATGAGTGCGTGCAACCGACGCCGATGATGCTGATGTTGAACACCCACTATTCGCATGCGAAAGAAGTGCTGAATCCCGACTTGCTGGCGGTCGATCCGCCGGTGCCGATCAGCCAGTATCGCGACTCGTTCGGCAATCTGTGCAGCCGGCTGGTGGCGCCGCCGGGAAAGATTTCCTTTTCGACGAGCGCGGTGCTTGAAGTATCGTCCGAGCCGGAGACGCGGCCGCCGTACACCGAACAGCATCCGGTGGAAATGCTGCCCGACGACACGCTGGTCTTTCTGCTCGGCAGCCGCTATTGCGAAACCGATCTGCTCTCCGAATTCGCGTGGCAGACCTTCGGCAAGCTGCCGCTCGGCCGCGGGCGCGTGGATGCGATCTGCAATTACGTGCACAACCACATCGTGTTCGGCTACGACTTTGCGCGTTCGACCAAGACCGCATGGCAGGCCTGGCAGGAGCGCAAAGGCGTGTGCCGTGACTTCGCGCATCTGGCCGTGGCGCTATGCCGGGCCATGAATATTCCGGCGCGCTATTGCACGGGCTATATCAGCGACGTCGGCCTGCCGCCGCCGTACGCCCCGATGGATTTCGCCGCGTGGTTCGAGGCCTATGTCGGCGGATGCTGGCAGACGTTCGACCCGCGCAACAACGCGCCGCGCACGGGGCGTGTGCTGATGGCGCGAGGACGCGACGCGGCCGACGTGGCGCTCAGCAATGCGTTCGGGCCCACGCAGCTGTTGAAATTCGCGGTGGTGTGCGAGCCTGTCTAG
- a CDS encoding Csu type fimbrial protein, translated as MKRLLLLLALCALLGIMPRHVSAQTCTASPSALSFGNVSPISLSAVAATGSVTVQCTWPAVTLTPSVQVCLNMGGTTPRHLSAGSNQLQYDLYQDAAHSLAWGSSTLGTTPISLTLEKPVSGTTASATVNFYGQIAANQPAVPTTGNSSTSYSQTLSQTSLTYAFFLLLGPTCASLTTSAGSFGFTVNATVVNNCLISATNIAFTSTGVLSSALNATGAITARCTNGDAYRIALSSGSSGNVAARQMQRSGGGGTVNYQLYTDSGHTSAWGDGTAGTTMATGTGSGNALSINVYGRVPAQSTPMPGSYSDTITATITF; from the coding sequence ATGAAACGGCTCCTGCTGCTCCTCGCACTATGCGCCCTGCTCGGCATCATGCCGCGCCACGTTAGCGCGCAGACCTGCACGGCGAGTCCGTCGGCGCTAAGCTTCGGCAACGTGAGCCCCATCAGCCTCAGCGCCGTGGCCGCAACCGGCAGCGTCACGGTGCAATGCACGTGGCCCGCGGTCACGCTGACGCCGAGTGTGCAGGTGTGCCTGAACATGGGCGGCACGACGCCGCGCCATCTGAGCGCCGGCAGCAACCAGCTGCAATACGATCTGTACCAGGACGCGGCGCATTCGCTCGCATGGGGCTCGAGCACGCTCGGCACGACGCCGATATCGCTGACGCTGGAGAAACCGGTGAGCGGCACGACCGCCTCAGCGACGGTCAATTTCTACGGCCAGATCGCCGCCAATCAGCCGGCCGTGCCGACCACAGGTAACAGCAGCACCAGTTATTCACAGACGTTGAGCCAAACCTCTCTGACCTACGCCTTCTTTCTGCTGCTCGGGCCGACATGCGCCTCGCTGACGACGAGCGCCGGCAGCTTCGGTTTCACCGTCAACGCAACGGTCGTCAACAACTGCCTGATCAGCGCGACGAACATCGCGTTCACGTCGACGGGCGTGCTCAGCTCCGCACTCAACGCGACTGGCGCGATCACGGCGCGCTGCACCAACGGCGACGCGTACCGGATCGCGCTCAGCAGCGGCTCGAGCGGCAACGTCGCGGCCCGGCAGATGCAGCGCTCAGGCGGCGGCGGCACGGTGAATTACCAGCTCTACACGGATTCAGGCCACACAAGCGCCTGGGGTGACGGCACGGCCGGCACCACGATGGCCACCGGCACGGGTAGCGGCAATGCCCTATCGATCAACGTGTATGGCCGCGTGCCGGCACAGAGCACTCCCATGCCGGGCAGCTACAGCGACACGATCACCGCGACGATCACTTTCTGA
- a CDS encoding fimbria/pilus outer membrane usher protein — protein MGGRHADARAPTPAANVDSARSVTAKPAQASAAGRDLYLEVMLNGQRTSLIAHFRESDGRLSATARDLSDIGVATEKLGAADTATLELDQIPGLRYHYDAGRQSIDLQVPDAIRKPYTFDTRELAQTPNATASRGFLINYDAFAQTDTNAQFALWSEQRYFDPAGVLSNTGIAYLYRDLHRYVRYDTSWSRSNPAALSTTQFGDTISSSLDWSRSIRIGGFQWRSNFALRPDLVTFPVQALSGTAVVPSAVDLYINNVRQFSGNVPSGPFIVNNVPGITGAGEATVITHDALGRTISTSLPLYVDTRMLAAGLSSYSFEAGFLRRAYGIDSFSYDPRPAVSATARRGMSDTLTLEGHAEATGGLANAGAGALVRIGMAGVINGSVSGSAGKLNGIQLGLGYQLIEPHFSIDAQTLRVYGNYGDLAARDGTPVPTATDRVTLALPFFSRQTLSLSYVGYRYPGVPASRIGSLSYTLNFGNLASLTLSTYKDFLQHNAQGVFLTASFGLGNNTAINASVGRQNGQSTYNVNAQRPPDYAGGWGWGVQAGGSGAVPYRQAQARYLGRYGQVTALAQDIDRHAGASLDVTGAIVLMDRTVQPARRIDDGFALVSTDGAASVPVLHENRVIGTTDRGGHLLIPDLNAYQHNQVGIDSMNLPADARIATTAMDLVPKSRAGVLASFRVSRYSAASVILRSADGHLMPPGTRVHHVESGVDTIVGYDGLTFIENLQHDNHLEVENGSATCSVEFIYERPANGSLPTIGPLTCGARGSNAAADAMSAAATNAAMNAAANAAATAAMNATANAAANAVTDAATNVKAAQ, from the coding sequence ATGGGCGGCCGTCACGCCGATGCCCGCGCGCCCACGCCAGCCGCCAACGTGGACAGCGCAAGGTCTGTCACAGCGAAGCCCGCGCAAGCTTCCGCTGCGGGCCGTGATCTGTATCTGGAAGTCATGCTGAACGGCCAACGCACTTCTTTGATCGCCCACTTTCGCGAAAGCGACGGCCGGCTCAGCGCGACGGCCAGGGATTTGAGCGACATCGGCGTCGCCACGGAGAAGCTCGGCGCCGCCGACACCGCCACGCTCGAACTCGACCAGATCCCTGGCCTGCGCTATCACTACGACGCCGGGCGTCAGAGCATCGACCTGCAGGTGCCCGACGCCATCCGCAAGCCATACACGTTCGACACGCGCGAGCTGGCGCAGACGCCGAACGCCACTGCGTCGCGCGGCTTTCTGATCAACTACGATGCGTTCGCGCAAACCGACACCAACGCGCAGTTCGCACTATGGAGCGAGCAACGCTACTTCGACCCGGCCGGTGTGTTGAGCAACACCGGCATTGCGTATCTATATCGCGATCTGCATCGCTACGTGCGATACGACACTTCGTGGAGCAGGTCGAATCCCGCGGCGCTCAGCACTACCCAGTTCGGCGACACCATTTCGTCATCGCTCGACTGGAGCCGCTCGATTCGCATCGGCGGGTTTCAGTGGCGCAGCAACTTCGCGCTGCGCCCCGACCTCGTGACCTTTCCCGTGCAGGCGCTGTCGGGCACGGCCGTGGTCCCGTCGGCGGTGGACCTGTATATCAACAACGTGCGCCAGTTCAGCGGCAACGTGCCGAGCGGACCGTTTATCGTCAACAACGTGCCGGGCATCACCGGCGCGGGCGAAGCCACCGTGATTACGCACGACGCGCTCGGCCGCACCATTTCGACTTCGCTGCCGCTCTACGTCGATACGCGCATGCTGGCCGCGGGCCTGTCGAGCTATTCGTTCGAAGCCGGCTTCCTGCGCCGCGCATACGGCATCGATTCGTTTTCCTACGATCCGCGTCCCGCCGTCAGCGCCACCGCGCGCCGCGGCATGAGCGACACGCTGACGCTGGAAGGCCACGCGGAAGCGACCGGCGGACTCGCCAATGCGGGCGCCGGCGCGCTGGTGCGCATAGGCATGGCGGGTGTGATCAATGGCTCGGTGTCGGGGAGCGCGGGTAAGCTGAACGGCATCCAACTCGGTCTCGGCTATCAACTGATCGAGCCACACTTCTCGATCGACGCACAAACCTTGCGCGTGTACGGCAACTACGGCGACCTCGCCGCGCGCGACGGCACACCCGTGCCCACCGCCACCGACCGCGTCACGCTGGCGTTGCCCTTCTTCAGCCGCCAGACGCTGTCGCTTAGCTACGTCGGCTACCGTTATCCCGGCGTGCCGGCGTCGCGCATCGGCTCGCTGTCGTACACGCTCAACTTCGGCAATCTCGCGTCGCTCACGCTCAGCACCTACAAAGACTTTCTGCAGCACAACGCGCAAGGCGTGTTTCTGACCGCGAGTTTCGGGCTCGGCAATAACACCGCGATCAACGCGAGCGTGGGCCGCCAGAACGGCCAGTCCACCTACAACGTCAACGCGCAGCGTCCACCCGATTACGCCGGCGGCTGGGGTTGGGGCGTGCAGGCGGGCGGCTCCGGCGCGGTGCCGTACCGTCAGGCGCAGGCGCGATATCTCGGCAGATATGGCCAGGTGACGGCACTTGCGCAGGACATCGACCGGCATGCGGGCGCCTCGCTCGACGTCACCGGCGCGATCGTGCTGATGGACCGCACCGTGCAACCGGCGCGCCGGATCGACGACGGCTTCGCGCTGGTTTCCACCGACGGCGCGGCGAGCGTGCCGGTGCTGCACGAGAACCGCGTGATCGGTACGACCGACCGCGGTGGGCATCTGCTGATTCCCGATCTGAACGCGTACCAGCACAACCAGGTCGGGATCGACAGCATGAATCTGCCTGCCGACGCGCGTATCGCCACGACCGCGATGGACCTCGTGCCGAAGTCGCGTGCCGGCGTGCTGGCGAGCTTCCGCGTGTCGCGCTATAGCGCGGCCTCGGTGATTCTGCGCAGCGCCGACGGCCACCTGATGCCGCCGGGCACGCGCGTGCACCACGTGGAAAGCGGGGTGGACACGATCGTCGGCTACGACGGCCTGACTTTCATCGAAAACCTGCAGCACGACAATCATCTGGAAGTCGAGAACGGCTCCGCGACGTGTAGCGTCGAATTCATCTACGAGCGCCCTGCTAACGGCTCGTTGCCGACCATCGGACCGCTGACCTGCGGCGCGCGTGGTTCCAACGCGGCAGCGGATGCAATGTCGGCCGCTGCGACGAATGCAGCGATGAATGCAGCAGCTAATGCAGCGGCAACCGCAGCAATGAACGCTACAGCGAATGCCGCGGCGAATGCAGTCACGGATGCCGCGACAAACGTGAAGGCAGCGCAATGA
- a CDS encoding fimbrial biogenesis chaperone has protein sequence MSAPRRLLAACACAWCLSPTFAHAATLQISPVMVDMAAEANATGITLKNPGEKPLFGQVRVFRWDQANGDDTLTPTQDLVASPPLIQIAGHADQLVRLVRTAPAPSASEQGYRVLIDELPEADAAPTSGVTIRLRYSVPVFVEPAVDVGQPRLSWHLSRGTGEQAWMLRVDNTGRRRAQIAAVQLIDNAGNAYPINKGLLGYALAGRQRHWPITLPDNVAQNGPLKVRAAVNSLPAEASVTVE, from the coding sequence ATGAGCGCGCCTCGCCGGCTCCTGGCGGCATGCGCCTGCGCGTGGTGTCTGAGTCCGACATTCGCGCACGCGGCCACGCTGCAGATTTCGCCCGTCATGGTCGACATGGCGGCCGAAGCCAACGCCACCGGCATCACGCTGAAAAACCCCGGCGAGAAGCCGCTGTTCGGTCAGGTGCGCGTGTTCCGCTGGGATCAGGCTAACGGCGACGACACCCTCACGCCGACCCAGGACCTCGTCGCCAGCCCGCCGCTGATCCAGATCGCCGGCCATGCCGACCAGTTGGTGCGGCTGGTGCGCACCGCGCCAGCGCCATCCGCATCCGAGCAGGGTTATCGCGTGCTGATCGACGAGTTGCCGGAAGCCGACGCCGCGCCGACCAGCGGCGTGACGATCCGCCTTCGCTACTCGGTGCCGGTGTTCGTCGAACCGGCCGTCGACGTCGGCCAGCCCAGGCTGTCGTGGCATCTATCGCGCGGCACCGGCGAGCAAGCCTGGATGCTGCGCGTCGACAACACGGGCCGTAGGCGCGCGCAAATCGCCGCCGTGCAATTGATCGACAACGCCGGCAACGCCTACCCGATCAACAAGGGACTGCTCGGCTATGCGCTTGCCGGGCGTCAACGGCACTGGCCGATCACGCTCCCCGACAACGTCGCGCAGAACGGTCCGCTGAAGGTGCGCGCCGCTGTCAACTCTTTGCCGGCTGAAGCCAGCGTGACTGTCGAGTAA
- a CDS encoding Csu type fimbrial protein translates to MFGLPLQLAHAAVYSNGTAVTTFTVTLTLNANCSISANPLNFGTNGVLATAINQQTTVAVTCTNTTPYNVGLDAGTVTGSTVTNRLMAGTATGNTSTTVGFQLYQDAGHTTAWGNTQGTNTVSGTGTGSAQSIVVYGQVPAQTTPKPDTYQTTITATVYF, encoded by the coding sequence ATGTTCGGCTTGCCTTTGCAGCTCGCGCACGCCGCGGTTTATTCGAACGGCACCGCAGTCACCACCTTTACCGTCACGCTCACGCTCAACGCCAATTGCTCGATCAGCGCCAACCCGCTGAACTTCGGCACGAACGGCGTGCTCGCCACCGCCATCAACCAGCAGACCACGGTTGCCGTGACCTGCACCAACACCACGCCGTACAACGTCGGGCTCGACGCCGGCACCGTCACCGGCTCAACCGTGACCAATCGCCTGATGGCCGGCACCGCCACCGGCAACACGTCCACTACCGTCGGCTTCCAGCTGTATCAGGACGCCGGCCACACCACGGCGTGGGGCAACACCCAAGGTACGAATACCGTCAGCGGCACCGGCACCGGGTCGGCGCAATCGATTGTGGTGTACGGTCAGGTGCCCGCGCAGACCACGCCGAAACCTGACACCTACCAGACCACCATCACCGCCACGGTCTACTTTTGA
- a CDS encoding MFS transporter gives MRVNHQAFFCSLFVARLADQVLLFLVPLVVFQTTHQVSWSGLAFFIETLPRYLVFPFFGALCDRISPLRLMRVSQTVRALACFGGILAYALFGGIGWLIALSAVCGVLTSQGLVAREVMLPQIFSTQQFQRVLAYSQLADQLGFVLGPMLAALLLGLWRWEWVVGATGTLFLLADAALLLWHRTSGFRAAEPPPPAPGHWTLPLRIALRHVLMLPGLKKVVLLAAAENLVIGVTLATSAAMVTGLHAQSNRYYAGLQTAGAVATVLILLTIARAAWPARTLGLVAFVSICAGGVIAGASAAPWGYALGFLLIVGFDKMFNVYIRSARQQIIPAQDYGKTTGVVILLNNMTQPLAGLLVSVFSARTQTGPLIVILSLTMGGIGAAVSIGAALVRRKQRALALGE, from the coding sequence GTGCGCGTCAACCATCAGGCTTTCTTCTGCTCGCTGTTTGTCGCGCGTCTCGCCGATCAGGTCCTGCTGTTTCTCGTGCCGCTCGTCGTCTTCCAGACCACACATCAAGTCTCGTGGTCGGGCCTCGCGTTCTTTATCGAAACGCTGCCGCGCTATCTGGTGTTTCCTTTCTTCGGCGCCTTGTGCGACCGCATCTCGCCGCTCAGGTTGATGCGCGTGAGCCAGACGGTGCGGGCGCTGGCATGTTTCGGCGGCATACTCGCTTATGCGTTGTTCGGCGGCATCGGCTGGTTGATCGCGCTCTCGGCGGTCTGCGGCGTGTTGACGAGCCAAGGCTTGGTCGCGCGTGAAGTCATGCTGCCGCAAATCTTCAGTACGCAGCAGTTTCAGCGCGTGCTTGCCTACTCGCAGTTGGCCGATCAGTTGGGGTTCGTGCTCGGTCCGATGCTCGCCGCACTGCTGCTCGGCTTGTGGCGTTGGGAATGGGTCGTCGGCGCAACCGGCACGCTGTTTCTCCTCGCCGATGCCGCACTGCTGCTGTGGCACCGCACCAGCGGTTTTCGCGCCGCCGAGCCGCCGCCCCCGGCGCCGGGCCACTGGACGCTGCCGCTGCGTATCGCGCTGCGGCATGTGCTGATGCTGCCGGGCCTGAAGAAAGTCGTGCTGCTCGCCGCCGCTGAAAATCTGGTGATCGGCGTGACGCTCGCCACGTCCGCCGCCATGGTGACCGGCCTTCATGCGCAATCGAATCGCTACTATGCCGGACTGCAAACAGCCGGCGCCGTGGCTACGGTGCTGATTCTGTTGACGATCGCACGCGCCGCCTGGCCGGCGCGCACTTTGGGACTGGTCGCCTTCGTCTCGATCTGCGCGGGCGGCGTGATCGCCGGCGCGAGCGCGGCGCCGTGGGGCTATGCGCTCGGCTTCCTGCTGATCGTCGGCTTCGACAAGATGTTCAACGTCTACATCCGCAGCGCGCGGCAACAAATCATTCCAGCGCAAGACTACGGCAAGACGACCGGCGTGGTGATCCTTCTAAACAACATGACGCAGCCGCTCGCCGGCTTGCTGGTCAGCGTATTCTCGGCGCGCACGCAAACCGGGCCGCTTATCGTCATTCTTTCGCTGACGATGGGCGGCATCGGCGCGGCGGTGTCGATCGGTGCGGCGCTGGTGCGGAGGAAGCAGCGCGCACTGGCGCTCGGGGAATGA
- a CDS encoding VOC family protein, with product MQKIAPCLWFDGNAEEAARFYTSVFSDSRIATTMHYTDAGPGPEGEVLAITFEIEGQEFMALNGGPQFPFTPAISLFVHCKSQEEIDRYWTKLLDGGKEWQCGWLQDRFGVSWQIAPDVLGEMLRDPDTVKASRVMKQMMSMVKLDIAPLEAAYRGA from the coding sequence ATGCAAAAGATTGCGCCGTGCCTGTGGTTCGACGGCAATGCCGAAGAAGCGGCACGCTTCTATACGTCCGTGTTTTCCGATTCCCGCATCGCCACCACAATGCACTACACGGATGCGGGACCCGGGCCGGAGGGCGAGGTGCTGGCCATCACGTTCGAGATCGAAGGCCAGGAGTTCATGGCCCTGAACGGCGGCCCGCAGTTCCCCTTCACGCCGGCGATTTCGCTGTTCGTGCACTGCAAGTCGCAGGAGGAAATCGACCGTTACTGGACAAAGCTCCTCGACGGCGGCAAGGAGTGGCAATGCGGCTGGCTTCAGGACCGCTTCGGCGTCTCGTGGCAGATCGCGCCCGACGTACTCGGCGAGATGCTGCGCGACCCGGACACAGTCAAGGCGAGCCGCGTGATGAAGCAGATGATGAGCATGGTCAAGCTCGATATCGCGCCGCTCGAAGCGGCTTATCGCGGCGCCTGA
- a CDS encoding VOC family protein, whose translation MSSNAVKPIPEGMHSLTPYLICANAAEAIAFYTKAFNAVEQVRLPGPNGKVMHATLKIGDSMLMLTDEWPEHQSFGPNTLKGTPVTIHYYVEDVDASFKQAVDAGATAVMPVTDMFWGDRYGQVKDPFGHSWSLATHKRDLSPEEIQKGMMDCMK comes from the coding sequence ATGTCCAGCAACGCTGTCAAACCGATCCCCGAGGGAATGCATTCGCTCACCCCGTATCTGATCTGCGCCAATGCCGCCGAAGCCATCGCGTTCTACACGAAAGCCTTCAACGCCGTCGAACAGGTCCGCCTGCCGGGCCCGAACGGCAAGGTCATGCACGCCACGCTGAAGATCGGCGACTCCATGCTGATGCTGACCGACGAATGGCCCGAGCACCAGTCGTTCGGCCCGAATACGCTGAAAGGCACGCCCGTCACGATTCACTACTATGTGGAAGATGTCGACGCCAGCTTCAAGCAGGCAGTCGACGCCGGCGCGACCGCCGTGATGCCCGTCACCGACATGTTCTGGGGCGATCGTTACGGCCAGGTGAAAGACCCGTTCGGCCATAGCTGGTCGTTGGCCACGCACAAGCGCGACCTGAGCCCGGAAGAAATCCAGAAAGGCATGATGGACTGCATGAAGTAA
- a CDS encoding SH3 domain-containing C40 family peptidase, with protein sequence MPVAVLSRVAAAWPNACRAAALCAAVAAIAACSNPSPTHDTHAPLDTVTLFPIAHYDQNVDHWLEPDSPGYDQPFLSPADQQAHFTALYARYFGTGTAAPSPWNASYVTMRVYRQQGADIAALQQRRIDRFDNTGKSGADIGYGENFRPHDKAWIDAIAQNMNVAQFTQMAVYQPRRRAIATGNLMVRELPTTDPSFYDHHLAGEGYPFDNLQISAVRPGTPLYVLGGSVDGAWHYVQTPDVQGWVRSDGVGMADDRFVDTWRAATGKSLGAVIVASAPVRDSRGVFRFDAPAGTLLPIEPANAARPAQAKPAASDIGAVAGPAAARQILVPARDADGQALIRSAALSDAQIAPASLAATPRHLAMLMKTLIGRPYGWGNSGLYNDCSSELQSIFAAFGVWLPRHSSTQMSAGRMIDLSSSTPAQRLDYLAQHGEPLRTLIYIGGHVMLYIGNTTRNGSAVPVVYQDVWGLRPADNSRRAVIGGSVILPLFEHIPEDATLQSLAATPTFQISILGAPAPSAAPPDEDNAAG encoded by the coding sequence ATGCCCGTTGCCGTCCTATCCCGCGTTGCCGCCGCCTGGCCGAACGCCTGCCGTGCCGCCGCGCTGTGCGCCGCCGTCGCGGCGATCGCCGCCTGCAGCAACCCGTCGCCGACGCACGACACCCATGCGCCGCTCGATACCGTCACGCTGTTTCCCATCGCACACTACGACCAGAACGTCGATCACTGGCTCGAACCGGACAGCCCGGGCTACGACCAGCCGTTCCTGAGTCCGGCGGATCAGCAGGCGCACTTCACAGCGCTCTACGCGCGCTATTTCGGCACCGGCACTGCGGCGCCCTCGCCGTGGAATGCCAGCTACGTCACGATGCGCGTCTACCGGCAGCAAGGCGCGGACATTGCCGCATTGCAGCAGCGGCGTATCGACCGGTTCGACAACACCGGCAAGAGCGGCGCGGACATCGGCTACGGCGAAAATTTCCGGCCGCACGACAAGGCGTGGATCGACGCCATCGCGCAAAACATGAATGTCGCGCAGTTCACGCAGATGGCCGTTTATCAGCCGCGGCGCCGCGCGATCGCCACCGGCAACCTGATGGTGCGCGAACTGCCGACCACCGATCCGTCGTTCTACGACCACCATCTGGCCGGCGAAGGCTATCCGTTCGACAACCTGCAGATCTCGGCCGTGCGTCCCGGCACGCCGCTGTATGTGCTCGGCGGCAGCGTCGACGGCGCGTGGCATTACGTGCAGACGCCCGACGTGCAGGGCTGGGTGCGCAGCGACGGCGTCGGCATGGCCGACGATCGCTTCGTCGATACATGGCGCGCCGCAACGGGCAAATCGCTCGGCGCGGTGATCGTGGCGTCGGCGCCGGTGCGCGACAGCCGCGGCGTGTTCCGCTTCGACGCGCCGGCCGGCACGCTGCTGCCGATCGAGCCCGCCAACGCCGCGCGGCCGGCGCAAGCCAAGCCTGCGGCGAGCGACATTGGCGCCGTAGCCGGGCCGGCAGCCGCGCGTCAAATACTCGTCCCGGCCCGCGACGCCGACGGCCAGGCGTTGATCCGCAGCGCCGCCCTGAGCGACGCGCAAATCGCGCCGGCGTCGCTCGCCGCCACGCCGCGCCATCTGGCGATGCTGATGAAAACGCTGATCGGCCGCCCCTACGGCTGGGGCAATAGCGGGCTCTACAACGACTGCTCGTCGGAACTGCAAAGCATCTTCGCCGCGTTCGGCGTCTGGCTGCCGCGCCATTCGTCCACGCAGATGAGCGCCGGGCGCATGATCGATCTGTCGTCGTCCACGCCCGCGCAGCGGCTCGACTATCTGGCGCAACACGGCGAACCGTTGCGCACGCTGATCTACATCGGCGGCCACGTGATGCTGTATATCGGCAACACCACCCGCAACGGCAGCGCGGTGCCGGTCGTCTATCAGGACGTATGGGGCTTGCGGCCCGCCGACAACAGCCGGCGCGCGGTGATCGGCGGCTCGGTGATTCTGCCGCTGTTCGAACACATTCCCGAAGACGCCACGCTGCAATCCCTCGCGGCGACGCCGACGTTCCAGATCAGCATCCTCGGCGCGCCGGCGCCGTCCGCCGCGCCGCCGGACGAGGACAATGCCGCCGGTTGA
- a CDS encoding TOBE domain-containing protein produces MQTSARNQFAGEVTELKHGAVNDEVTLRTQDGLEIVSIITHGSAASLGLAVGKKAFALVKASSVIVMVDVAQNQVSARNCIAGTVAALTKGAVNSEVSISAGGAQIAAIITNESVDRLGLANGKAATAIFKASSVIIGVDQ; encoded by the coding sequence ATGCAAACCAGCGCACGCAATCAATTCGCCGGCGAAGTCACCGAACTCAAACACGGCGCCGTGAACGACGAAGTCACGCTGCGCACTCAGGACGGCCTTGAGATCGTCTCGATCATCACCCACGGCAGCGCGGCGTCGCTCGGCCTCGCGGTGGGCAAGAAAGCTTTTGCGCTGGTCAAGGCTTCGTCGGTGATCGTGATGGTCGACGTCGCGCAAAATCAGGTGTCGGCGCGCAATTGCATCGCCGGTACGGTGGCGGCGCTCACGAAGGGCGCGGTGAATTCCGAAGTATCGATCAGTGCCGGCGGCGCGCAGATCGCGGCAATCATCACCAATGAGAGCGTCGATCGCCTCGGCCTCGCGAACGGCAAAGCGGCGACGGCAATCTTCAAGGCGTCGAGCGTGATCATCGGCGTCGATCAGTAG